From Paenibacillus sp. PK3_47, the proteins below share one genomic window:
- a CDS encoding YwiC-like family protein encodes MKKYIPNQHGAWAMLVLPFLFGVASSQGQYLHIPLFLCWLLIYLFSFPLLQGVKTGKFRRYAQPMKVYGLLLLPFVVYLIIAEPVLLWFVLPLVPLFAVNLYYAKTKNERALINDISAILAFCLIIYPVFYVGEGESWRTVTELFLLSAMYFIGTALYVKTVIRERNNIRFYYGSVLYHLLAAVAGMILFPSLIVPLIILLLRAAILPKTGITAKRTGMIEIGFSLMLYIAVLVLYF; translated from the coding sequence ATGAAGAAATATATTCCCAACCAACACGGGGCCTGGGCCATGCTCGTCCTTCCATTCTTATTCGGGGTGGCTTCCTCTCAGGGACAGTATCTGCATATTCCGCTGTTTCTTTGCTGGCTGTTGATCTATTTATTCAGCTTTCCGCTGCTGCAAGGGGTCAAGACGGGGAAATTCCGGCGTTATGCCCAGCCGATGAAGGTATACGGACTGCTGCTGCTGCCTTTTGTCGTTTACCTGATCATTGCCGAGCCTGTGCTGCTATGGTTTGTGCTTCCGCTGGTCCCCTTGTTTGCAGTAAATCTTTATTATGCCAAAACCAAAAATGAACGCGCCCTGATCAACGATATCTCGGCTATACTCGCGTTCTGCCTGATTATCTATCCGGTGTTCTATGTCGGGGAGGGTGAAAGCTGGCGAACGGTTACTGAGCTCTTCCTGCTGTCGGCCATGTATTTTATCGGAACGGCCCTGTATGTCAAAACGGTGATCCGTGAACGCAACAACATCCGGTTCTATTACGGATCTGTGCTGTATCACCTTCTCGCTGCAGTGGCCGGAATGATTCTGTTCCCGTCTCTCATCGTCCCGCTGATTATTCTGCTGCTGCGGGCTGCTATCCTTCCCAAGACCGGAATTACGGCCAAACGCACCGGGATGATTGAAATCGGCTTTTCGCTTATGCTGTACATAGCTGTGCTGGTATTGTATTTCTAG
- the ilvB gene encoding biosynthetic-type acetolactate synthase large subunit translates to MNGAQLLIQMLIDKNIKTIFGYPGGAVLPLYDALYDCDSIEHVLVRHEQAAVHAADGYARATGSPGVALVTSGPGATNAVTGIATAFMDSVPLVVLTGQVSTDLIGLDSFQEVDIYGMTMPITKHNYIVRDIADLPKIVNEAFYVAVTGRPGPVLIDLPKNVMNAEYSDLTTPLEPNSLPLIRGYQPEHDIDPADIRQTAERLNQAERPLVLVGGGCMPGDTPGLLRKFAERSNLPVASTLMGLGAFPSGHPLHLGMVGMHGSVAANRALQKADVVLCLGVRFSDRVTGNRKAFSPGSYKIQVDLDTSELNKNIAVDLAIAGSCAVLLEGLLEQVHTDDITDWEQQIKTWSIRAVKSRTVEEDKLTPHEVIKCIQNATAGDAIIATDVGQHQIWTATHYEFSEARSFLTSGGLGTMGYGLPAAIGAAAAFPDRQVVCITGDGSFQMNMQEIMTAVDLGLNVKVAIFKNGYLGMVRQWQQLFLGRRYSSVRINSPDFVALAKSFGAHAFRARTLAEAEDIIHQGLHTDGLAVMEFDITEETNVYPIVPPGASNQDMITE, encoded by the coding sequence ATGAACGGAGCCCAATTGTTAATTCAGATGCTGATTGATAAGAATATAAAGACGATATTCGGGTACCCCGGAGGTGCCGTATTGCCTTTGTATGATGCTTTGTATGATTGTGACAGCATAGAGCATGTGCTGGTCCGGCATGAGCAGGCTGCTGTTCATGCCGCAGACGGATATGCAAGGGCAACAGGAAGCCCGGGCGTGGCGCTCGTGACCAGCGGACCCGGAGCAACAAATGCTGTTACTGGAATTGCTACGGCGTTTATGGATTCGGTACCGCTGGTTGTGCTGACCGGCCAGGTGTCCACCGACCTGATCGGTCTGGACAGCTTTCAGGAAGTGGATATATACGGGATGACGATGCCTATCACCAAACATAATTATATCGTACGGGATATCGCAGATCTTCCCAAAATCGTGAACGAGGCCTTCTATGTAGCTGTAACAGGACGGCCGGGTCCCGTGCTTATTGATCTGCCGAAAAATGTGATGAATGCGGAATACAGCGACCTGACTACGCCACTTGAACCTAATTCTTTACCGCTAATCCGTGGTTATCAGCCGGAGCATGACATTGACCCTGCGGATATCCGGCAGACGGCAGAGCGGCTGAACCAGGCGGAGCGCCCGCTAGTACTGGTTGGAGGGGGCTGCATGCCGGGCGATACACCGGGGTTATTACGGAAATTCGCAGAACGGAGTAATCTGCCGGTTGCCAGCACACTCATGGGCCTCGGGGCTTTCCCTTCAGGACATCCCCTGCATCTGGGGATGGTTGGAATGCACGGATCAGTAGCAGCCAACCGTGCACTGCAGAAGGCGGATGTGGTGCTGTGCCTCGGCGTCCGTTTCAGCGACCGGGTCACCGGGAACAGGAAGGCGTTCTCACCAGGCTCATACAAGATCCAGGTGGATCTCGATACTTCGGAGCTGAACAAGAACATCGCCGTCGATCTAGCGATAGCAGGCTCTTGTGCAGTTCTGCTCGAAGGGCTCCTGGAACAAGTACATACGGATGATATTACGGACTGGGAACAGCAGATCAAAACTTGGTCCATTCGGGCAGTGAAATCCCGTACCGTGGAAGAAGATAAGCTGACGCCCCATGAAGTTATCAAATGCATCCAGAATGCCACAGCCGGAGATGCCATTATTGCTACGGATGTGGGCCAGCATCAGATATGGACCGCTACCCATTACGAATTTTCGGAAGCACGGTCCTTTCTGACCTCCGGAGGACTGGGAACCATGGGGTATGGCCTGCCGGCAGCCATCGGTGCGGCAGCAGCTTTTCCGGACCGCCAGGTGGTATGCATTACAGGGGACGGCAGCTTCCAGATGAATATGCAGGAGATTATGACCGCTGTCGATCTTGGACTGAATGTCAAAGTCGCCATATTCAAAAACGGCTACCTCGGCATGGTAAGACAGTGGCAGCAGCTGTTCCTCGGCCGGAGGTATTCATCGGTGCGGATCAACTCGCCGGACTTCGTCGCCTTGGCCAAATCTTTCGGTGCTCATGCCTTCCGGGCCCGGACACTTGCTGAGGCGGAAGATATTATTCATCAAGGGCTTCACACGGACGGTCTTGCCGTTATGGAGTTTGATATTACCGAGGAGACAAATGTTTATCCTATCGTGCCGCCTGGAGCAAGCAATCAGGATATGATCACAGAATAG
- the moaA gene encoding GTP 3',8-cyclase MoaA, which yields MKMNPIQDQLRRPIRDLRISVTDRCNFRCSYCMPKELFGDDYAFLPSSELLTFDEMLRLTGLFVSLGVSKIRLTGGEPLMRRGLPELVEGIHAIDGVEDMGLTTNGVFLKQHAEALYGAGLRRLNVSLDALDPELFGRMNGRGIRPDVILRNIDHAIDNGFEVKVNMVVQRGVNESEIVPMADYFRQKNITLRFIEFMDVGNDNGWSYAKVVTKAEILERLQSSFELEAQDYNYFGEVAKRYRYKGSSTEVGFITSVSESFCSSCTRARLSSDGKFYTCLFASGGFDLKKLIRSGADDQSLLAAIRSVWEQRMDRYSDERSEQTLRSRTKIGMSYIGG from the coding sequence ATGAAAATGAATCCAATACAAGATCAGCTGCGGCGGCCGATCCGCGATTTGCGGATTTCAGTCACAGACCGGTGCAATTTCCGCTGTTCCTACTGCATGCCCAAAGAGCTGTTCGGGGATGATTATGCGTTCCTGCCCTCCAGTGAGCTGCTGACCTTTGATGAAATGCTGCGGCTTACCGGGCTGTTCGTCTCCCTGGGCGTGAGCAAAATCAGGCTGACAGGCGGCGAACCGCTGATGCGGCGGGGCCTTCCTGAGCTTGTGGAGGGAATTCATGCCATCGACGGGGTAGAAGATATGGGGCTGACGACCAACGGAGTGTTTCTGAAACAGCATGCTGAGGCACTGTACGGCGCAGGCCTTCGCAGGCTGAATGTCAGTCTGGATGCACTGGACCCGGAGTTGTTCGGAAGAATGAACGGGCGCGGAATTAGACCTGACGTTATTCTGAGAAATATAGATCATGCCATAGATAACGGTTTTGAAGTCAAAGTGAACATGGTTGTGCAGAGAGGTGTCAACGAATCGGAGATCGTACCGATGGCGGATTATTTCCGGCAAAAGAATATCACACTGCGGTTCATAGAGTTTATGGATGTCGGTAACGACAACGGCTGGAGTTATGCGAAGGTTGTAACCAAGGCGGAAATACTTGAGCGGCTCCAAAGCTCGTTTGAACTGGAAGCACAGGATTACAATTATTTCGGTGAGGTAGCCAAAAGGTACCGGTACAAGGGAAGCAGCACGGAAGTCGGATTTATCACTTCTGTATCCGAATCGTTCTGCTCCTCCTGTACACGGGCACGCCTGTCTTCAGATGGCAAATTCTATACCTGCCTGTTCGCTTCCGGCGGATTTGATCTCAAGAAGCTGATCCGCAGCGGTGCGGATGATCAGAGTCTGCTGGCAGCGATCCGCAGCGTATGGGAGCAGAGGATGGACCGCTATTCCGATGAGCGGTCGGAGCAGACACTGAGAAGCAGGACGAAGATAGGCATGTCATATATCGGAGGCTAG
- a CDS encoding YheC/YheD family protein, protein MPSKIVSLPKSSRTLGSKWSKTQLLLKHSRLRQFVPPTLLYSYDNLRRMLDRHKMVYVKPVKGTGGNGVIRVMKVNDHKYGYHAGTTPYYYSSYADLYKALAKCKLKREYIVQQGIHLLTYRKRIFDLRIMIQKNENNKWECSGYIGRIAHPRKIVTNFHSNGTPLPLETLLEAYLQGDKKKNYIHALTNLGYEVTKEFEKRNPGYKEIGLDIGLDAALKPWIIEVNTRPDAYIFNQLKDKRMFRRILQLKKWNGLRV, encoded by the coding sequence AGAGTTCCAGAACACTAGGCAGCAAATGGTCCAAAACCCAGCTGCTGCTTAAGCATTCCCGGCTTCGCCAGTTTGTGCCGCCTACTCTTTTATATTCCTATGATAATTTGCGGAGGATGCTGGACAGACACAAAATGGTCTACGTCAAGCCGGTTAAAGGCACTGGCGGAAACGGTGTGATCCGGGTGATGAAAGTTAATGACCACAAATACGGGTACCATGCCGGTACAACCCCTTATTACTACAGCAGTTATGCTGATTTGTATAAGGCGCTGGCCAAATGCAAGCTGAAGCGTGAATATATTGTGCAGCAGGGCATCCATTTGCTCACTTACCGGAAGCGTATATTCGACCTCCGGATCATGATCCAAAAAAACGAGAACAACAAATGGGAATGCAGCGGTTATATCGGCCGGATTGCCCACCCGCGGAAAATCGTCACGAATTTCCACAGCAACGGAACACCTCTCCCGCTGGAGACCTTATTGGAAGCTTATTTGCAGGGAGATAAGAAAAAGAATTACATCCATGCACTGACGAATCTTGGGTATGAGGTTACGAAGGAATTTGAGAAAAGAAATCCGGGCTATAAGGAAATCGGGCTGGACATCGGACTGGATGCTGCGCTGAAGCCGTGGATTATTGAAGTCAACACCCGGCCGGATGCCTATATTTTTAACCAGCTGAAAGACAAAAGGATGTTCCGCAGGATTTTGCAGCTCAAGAAATGGAACGGTCTGCGCGTTTAA